In Pyrus communis chromosome 1, drPyrComm1.1, whole genome shotgun sequence, the following are encoded in one genomic region:
- the LOC137716524 gene encoding heparanase-like protein 3: protein MCEGMPSLVILSLLCYGLYWVTHSHKSSISVASLSTEETLFVNKTAAIGATDDDFICATIDWWPPQKCDYGTCSWGSASLLNLDLDNAIFLNAIKAFSPLKIRLGGTLQDKVTYLTDGSQPPSTSFVKDGSQLFGFSQGYLPMPRWDQLNSFFNKTRAIIIFGLNALIGRNIDSDGAATGAWNSTNAESLIRYTVDKGYTIHGWELGNELSGNGVGTKVSADQYAADTHTLHEILQKIYADYGSKPLVLAPGGFFDANWFTEFVHKTPLSLKVITHHIYNLGPGSAGDLVDKILDPDVLDGISQTFSSLQNLVETSNTSAVAWVGEAGGAYNSGHNLVTNAFVFSFWYLDQLGLAASYDTKTYCRQTLIGGNYGLLDTNTFQPNPDYYSALLWHRLMGNKALSTSFSGTKKIRAYAHCSKKTKGITVLLINLDSNTTVQVRVSTDSTGRPVSSESLQSSKDSDDVREEYHLTAQDGDLQSKVMLLNGKALSVDSSGDIPPLEPITVRLSDPTTVAPFSIVFVHIPNTTVPACA, encoded by the exons ATGTGTGAAGGTATGCCTTCTCTGGTGATTCTTTCATTGCTTTGCTATGGGCTGTACTGGGTAACTCACAGCCACAAGTCATCAATCTCAGTGGCTTCATTGAGCACCGAAGAAACCCTTTTTGTGAATAAAACAGCTGCAATTGGAGCTACAGATGATGACTTTATCTGTGCCACAATTGATTGGTGGCCTCCTCAGAAATGTGATTACGGAACTTGTAGTTGGGGCTCTGCTTCTCTTCTCAATCTG GATCTTGACAATGCTATATTTTTAAATGCTATAAAAG CATTTTCACCCTTGAAAATTAGGTTGGGTGGCACTTTACAAGATAAAGTCACATACCTGACAGATGGAAGTCAACCACCTTCCACCTCATTTGTCAAAGATGGTTCACAATTGTTTGGTTTCTCTCAAGGTTACTTACCAATGCCTAGATGGGACCAACTAAACAGTTTCTTCAACAAAACTAG ggctattattatttttggtttAAATGCACTCATAGGTAGAAACATAGACTCTGATGGTGCTGCTACGGGTGCTTGGAATTCAACTAATGCAGAATCCTTAATAAGATATACAGTCGACAAGGGATACACAATTCATGGTTGGGAACTTG GAAATGAACTGAGTGGGAATGGAGTTGGAACAAAAGTTTCAGCAGACCAATATGCAGCAGACACACACACTCTCCATGAAATACTGCAGAAAATTTATGCAGATTATGGATCAAAGCCACTAGTCTTAGCACCAGGAGGCTTCTTTGATGCCAATTGGTTCACAGAATTTGTTCATAAAACTCCTCTTTCCCTTAAAGtaatcactcaccacatatatAATCTTGGTCCAG GTAGTGCTGGAGATCTCGTTGACAAGATCCTGGATCCAGATGTTCTCGATGGTATTTCGCAGACCTTCAGCAGCCTACAAAACCTTGTTGAGACATCAAACACTTCAGCAGTGGCATGGGTTGGTGAAGCCGGAGGTGCTTACAACAGTGGCCATAATCTCGTTACAAATGCTTTTGTGTTTAGTTTCTG GTACCTAGACCAGCTTGGTTTGGCAGCATCTTATGACACCAAAACATATTGCAGACAGACATTGATTGGTGGAAATTATGGGCTCCTTGACACCAACACCTTTCAACCAAATCCTGATTATTACAGTGCTCTTCTTTGGCATCGTTTAATGGGAAACAAGGCCCTGTCCACAAGCTTCTCTGGGACGAAGAAGATACGTGCCTATGCTCATTGTTCAAAGAAGACA AAAGGAATCACAGTGCTCCTCATCAACCTAGACAGTAACACTACGGTTCAAGTCCGAGTTTCGACTGATAGTACTGGCAGGCCTGTGAGTTCTGAAAGCCTTCAGAGTTCGAAAGATAGTGATGATGTAAGGGAAGAATACCATCTAACAGCTCAAGATGGGGACTTGCAGAGCAAAGTAATGCTACTAAATGGGAAAGCACTTAGTGTAGATTCATCTGGGGATATCCCACCCTTGGAACCGATAACAGTCAGGCTATCAGATCCAACTACCGTGGCGCCATTCTCTATTGTATTTGTTCACATTCCAAACACAACCGTGCCGGCTTGTGCATAG